A part of Salvelinus alpinus chromosome 5, SLU_Salpinus.1, whole genome shotgun sequence genomic DNA contains:
- the foxn4 gene encoding forkhead box protein N4 isoform X2, with protein MIESGITSRMSGVLENSGHHPSPQDYRLLTTDPSQLQEDLPGELQSLSWLTSVDVPRLQQMADGRGGGGGDFNGPSQGQGSSLLEQQTAQLNSMTMAGGQGAMIHLQSNMQHSPLGINVITAHSGNMSPFSMNGQPSPVYQCPASAYQPTAQQVFTLTQASQQPRLAPQNQDLQPKSFPKPIYSYSCLIAMALKNSKTGSLPVSEIYSFMKEHFPYFKTAPDGWKNSVRHNLSLNKCFEKVENKMSGSSRKGCLWALNPAKIDKMEEEMQKWKRKDLPAIRRSMANPDELDKLITDRPESCRRKPMDPGMTRLPSCPSGLTLPVPGQMQPQPVVTLSLQCLPMHQHHQLHAQLQANAQARLASVSPAHKPPLHTVPDLSHSPLSTEHPGKQPHDFYSLHGDVNAEVDALDPSIMDFALQGNLWEEMKDDSFNLEALGTFSNSPLRLSDCDLGAMTGSLPPVSSGGSMPFSDLQATGLFTSYAALDALSSQYMGTPGNSKPITALL; from the exons ATGATAGAAAGTGGAATTACATCCAGGATGTCAGGAGTTCTAGAAAATTCAGGTCATCATCCCTCTCCACAAGATTACAG ACTTCTGACCACAGACCCCTCCCAGCTACAAGAGGATCTCCCTGGGGAACTGCAGTCTCTGTCATGGCTCACATCTGTAGATGTTCCCCGGCTGCAGCAGATGGCCGATGGTCGCGGTGGTGGCGGAGGAGACTTCAACGGGCCTTCCCAGGGGCAGGGGAGCAGCCTGCTTGAGCAGcagacag CTCAACTGAATAGCATGACCATGGCAGGGGGACAGGGAGCCATGATCCACCTACAGAGCAACATGCAGCACAGCCCCCTGGGAATTAACGTCATCACCGCCCACAGCGGAAAT ATGTCTCCATTCTCCATGAATGGGCAGCCCTCCCCGGTGTACCAATGCCCTGCCTCTGCCTACCAACCTACAGCCCAACAAGTTTTCACTCTGACCCAGGCTAGCCAGCAG CCGCGCCTGGCTCCACAAAACCAGGACCTACAGCCCAAGTCTTTCCCCAAGCCCATCTACTCCTACAG CTGTTTGATTGCTATGGCTCTGAAGAACAGCAAGACGGGCAGTCTCCCTGTCAGCGAGATCTACAGCTTTATGAAGGAGCATTTCCCCTACTTTAAG ACAGCACCAGACGGATGGAAGAACTCAGTCCGACACAACCTGTCTCTAAACAAGTGCTTTGAGAAGGTGGAGAACAAAATGAGCGGCTCCTCACGTAAGGGCTGCCTCTGGGCCCTGAACCCGGCCAAGATcgacaagatggaggaggagatgcaGAAGTGGAAGCGCAAGGACCTGCCAGCCATCCGTCGCAGCATGGCCAACCCAG atgaGTTGGACAAGCTGATCACGGACCGCCCAGAGAGCTGCAGACGAAAGCCCATGGACCCCGGGATGACCCGTCTCCCCAGCTGTCCGTCCGGCCTAACCCTACCTGTCCCAGGCCAGATGCAACCCCAGCCCGTGGTCACCCTGTCCCTGCAGTGCCTTCCCATGCACCAGCACCACCAGCTTCATGCCCAGCTCCAGGCCAATGCCCAGGCCAGGCTGGCCTCGGTATCCCCCGCCCATAAACCCCCCCTCCACACCGTTCCTGACCTCTCCCACAGCCCTCTCTCCACCGAGCATCCCGGCAAGCAGCCTCATGACTTCTACAGTCTCCATGGTGACGTCAACGCAGAGGTGGACGCACTGGACCCCAGCATCATGGACTTCGCTCTACAAG GTAACCTGTGGGAGGAGATGAAAGACGACAGCTTTAACCTGGAAGCGTTGGGCACCTTCAGTAACTCTCCCCTGCGTTTGTCTGACTGTGACCTGGGCGCCATGACCGGcagcctccctcctgtctccagtGGAGGCAGCATGCCCTTCTCAGACCTGCAGGCGACAGGACTGTTCACCTCATACGCCGCCCTGGACGCCCTCTCCTCCCAGTACATGGGCACGCCAGGCAACAGCAAGCCCATCACCGCCCTGCTTTAA
- the foxn4 gene encoding forkhead box protein N4 isoform X1, whose translation MIESGITSRMSGVLENSGHHPSPQDYRLLTTDPSQLQEDLPGELQSLSWLTSVDVPRLQQMADGRGGGGGDFNGPSQGQGSSLLEQQTAQLNSMTMAGGQGAMIHLQSNMQHSPLGINVITAHSGNMSPFSMNGQPSPVYQCPASAYQPTAQQVFTLTQASQQCSPAGFYSNVSFNNQNLFTQPRLAPQNQDLQPKSFPKPIYSYSCLIAMALKNSKTGSLPVSEIYSFMKEHFPYFKTAPDGWKNSVRHNLSLNKCFEKVENKMSGSSRKGCLWALNPAKIDKMEEEMQKWKRKDLPAIRRSMANPDELDKLITDRPESCRRKPMDPGMTRLPSCPSGLTLPVPGQMQPQPVVTLSLQCLPMHQHHQLHAQLQANAQARLASVSPAHKPPLHTVPDLSHSPLSTEHPGKQPHDFYSLHGDVNAEVDALDPSIMDFALQGNLWEEMKDDSFNLEALGTFSNSPLRLSDCDLGAMTGSLPPVSSGGSMPFSDLQATGLFTSYAALDALSSQYMGTPGNSKPITALL comes from the exons ATGATAGAAAGTGGAATTACATCCAGGATGTCAGGAGTTCTAGAAAATTCAGGTCATCATCCCTCTCCACAAGATTACAG ACTTCTGACCACAGACCCCTCCCAGCTACAAGAGGATCTCCCTGGGGAACTGCAGTCTCTGTCATGGCTCACATCTGTAGATGTTCCCCGGCTGCAGCAGATGGCCGATGGTCGCGGTGGTGGCGGAGGAGACTTCAACGGGCCTTCCCAGGGGCAGGGGAGCAGCCTGCTTGAGCAGcagacag CTCAACTGAATAGCATGACCATGGCAGGGGGACAGGGAGCCATGATCCACCTACAGAGCAACATGCAGCACAGCCCCCTGGGAATTAACGTCATCACCGCCCACAGCGGAAAT ATGTCTCCATTCTCCATGAATGGGCAGCCCTCCCCGGTGTACCAATGCCCTGCCTCTGCCTACCAACCTACAGCCCAACAAGTTTTCACTCTGACCCAGGCTAGCCAGCAG tGTTCTCCTGCTGGGTTCTATAGCAATGTCTCCTTCAACAACCAAAACCTGTTCACACAGCCGCGCCTGGCTCCACAAAACCAGGACCTACAGCCCAAGTCTTTCCCCAAGCCCATCTACTCCTACAG CTGTTTGATTGCTATGGCTCTGAAGAACAGCAAGACGGGCAGTCTCCCTGTCAGCGAGATCTACAGCTTTATGAAGGAGCATTTCCCCTACTTTAAG ACAGCACCAGACGGATGGAAGAACTCAGTCCGACACAACCTGTCTCTAAACAAGTGCTTTGAGAAGGTGGAGAACAAAATGAGCGGCTCCTCACGTAAGGGCTGCCTCTGGGCCCTGAACCCGGCCAAGATcgacaagatggaggaggagatgcaGAAGTGGAAGCGCAAGGACCTGCCAGCCATCCGTCGCAGCATGGCCAACCCAG atgaGTTGGACAAGCTGATCACGGACCGCCCAGAGAGCTGCAGACGAAAGCCCATGGACCCCGGGATGACCCGTCTCCCCAGCTGTCCGTCCGGCCTAACCCTACCTGTCCCAGGCCAGATGCAACCCCAGCCCGTGGTCACCCTGTCCCTGCAGTGCCTTCCCATGCACCAGCACCACCAGCTTCATGCCCAGCTCCAGGCCAATGCCCAGGCCAGGCTGGCCTCGGTATCCCCCGCCCATAAACCCCCCCTCCACACCGTTCCTGACCTCTCCCACAGCCCTCTCTCCACCGAGCATCCCGGCAAGCAGCCTCATGACTTCTACAGTCTCCATGGTGACGTCAACGCAGAGGTGGACGCACTGGACCCCAGCATCATGGACTTCGCTCTACAAG GTAACCTGTGGGAGGAGATGAAAGACGACAGCTTTAACCTGGAAGCGTTGGGCACCTTCAGTAACTCTCCCCTGCGTTTGTCTGACTGTGACCTGGGCGCCATGACCGGcagcctccctcctgtctccagtGGAGGCAGCATGCCCTTCTCAGACCTGCAGGCGACAGGACTGTTCACCTCATACGCCGCCCTGGACGCCCTCTCCTCCCAGTACATGGGCACGCCAGGCAACAGCAAGCCCATCACCGCCCTGCTTTAA